From a single Entelurus aequoreus isolate RoL-2023_Sb linkage group LG12, RoL_Eaeq_v1.1, whole genome shotgun sequence genomic region:
- the hspa12b gene encoding heat shock 70 kDa protein 12B has protein sequence MADSDHSGLTLTSLSLSVPCSPATSRNDCSITPLTPSPSPRAEVRPRMTCPFLVVVAIDFGTTSSGYAFSFAQDSEAIHMMKRWEGGDPGVANQKSPTCLLLTPELRFHSFGFVARDFYHDLDPDEVRHWLYFDKFKMKIHSTCDLTMETELEAVNGRRVRAIEVFAHALRFFREHAVKEVKEQSSRVIEGEEIRWVITVPAVWRQPAKQFMREAAYLAGLVSPDCPEQLLIALEPEAASIYCRKLRLHQVTDLSQQPITNGMDANGSRPFDSSFRRAREQLRRSRHSRTFMVESGTGELWSELQTGDKYIVADCGGGTVDLTVHQIEQPQGTLKELYKASGGSYGAVGVDLAFEAMLCQIFGEDFIQTFKDKRPAAWVDLTIAFEARKRTAAPGRANALNISLPFSFIDYYKRHRGHSVEAALRRSNMNIVKWSSQGMLRLTQEAVNELFQPTISNIVRHIDELMCKPEVIGVRFLFLVGGFAESLMLQRAVQKALGRTCRIIIPHDVGLTILKGAVLFGLDPTVVRVRRCPLTYGVGVLNRFVEGRHPRDKLLIKDEREWCTDILDRFVSVDQSVALGEVVRRSYTPARRGQRKIIINIYCSTTDDVTYISDLGVRKCGMMTLDLPEQASPAGASGPAGVGQVRREIRASMQFGDTEIKVTAMDVISKRSVKASIDFLSN, from the exons ATGGCTGACTCGGACCACAGCGGCCTAACATTAACAA GTCTCAGCTTATCAGTGCCCTGTTCTCCGGCCACATCGAGGAATGACTGCAGCATCACGCCACTCACACCGTCACCCTCGCCG AGGGCGGAGGTCAGACCCAGGATGACTTGTCCCTTCCTGGTTGTTGTGGCGATAGACTTTGGGACAACCTCTAGCGGTTATGCTTTCAGCTTCGCGCAGGACTCTGAAGCCATCCACATGATGAA GCGTTGGGAGGGCGGGGACCCCGGTGTAGCCAATCAGAAGAGCCCAACGTGTCTGCTGCTGACTCCCGAATTGCGCTTCCACAGTTTCGGGTTTGTGGCGAGGGACTTTTACCATGACCTGGATCCAGACGAAGTCCGGCATTGGCTGTACTTTGATAAGTTCAAGATGAAGATCCACAGTACATGT GATCTCACCATGGAGACTGAGCTGGAGGCTGTCAACGGTCGGAGAGTCCGAGCTATCGAAGTGTTCGCACACGCTCTGCGCTTCTTCAGGGAGCATGCTGTGAAG GAGGTTAAGGAGCAGTCCTCGCGCGTGATAGAGGGGGAGGAGATCCGATGGGTGATCACAGTTCCCGCCGTGTGGCGACAACCTGCCAAGCAATTTATGAGAGAGGCTGCATACCTG GCCGGTCTGGTGTCCCCCGACTGTCCCGAGCAGCTCCTCATCGCTCTGGAACCAGAGGCGGCCTCCATTTACTGTCGCAAGCTCCGCCTCCACCAGGTAACCGACCTCAGCCAGCAGCCAATCACAAATGGGATGGACGCCAATGGATCGCGGCCCTTTGACTCCAGCTTCAGACGAG CCAGGGAGCAGCTGCGGCGGTCCAGACACAGCAGGACCTTCATGGTGGAGAGTGGAACCGGAGAACTGTGGTCTGAGCTCCAGACGG GTGACAAGTACATCGTAGCAGACTGCGGCGGAGGAACAGTCGACCTGACAGTGCATCAAATTGAGCAGCCTCAGGGGACACTTAAGGAACTCTACAAGGCCTCAG GCGGGTCGTATGGAGCTGTTGGCGTGGACTTGGCCTTTGAGGCCATGCTCTGCCAGATCTTTGGTGAGGACTTCATCCAGACCTTCAAAGATAAGCGGCCGGCCGCCTGGGTGGACCTCACTATCGCATTTGAGGCCAGGAAGCGGACGGCGGCCCCGGGCAGAGCCAACGCCCTCAACATCTCCCTGCCCTTCTCTTTCATCGACTACTAcaagcggcaccgggggcacaGTGTGGAGGCTGCCCTGAGGAGGAGCAA CATGAACATTGTCAAGTGGTCGTCCCAGGGAATGCTGCGACTCACCCAGGAGGCCGTGAACGAGCTCTTCCAGCCCACCATCTCCAACATTGTCCGACACATCG ATGAGCTGATGTGCAAGCCAGAGGTGATTGGCGTGCGTTTCCTCTTTCTGGTGGGCGGTTTTGCAGAGTCGCTCATGCTGCAGAGAGCGGTCCAAAAAGCGCTGGGCCGCACGTGCCGCATCATCATCCCCCATGATGTGGGTCTGACCATCCTGAAGGGGGCTGTGCTGTTTGGGCTGGACCCCACAGTG GTGCGAGTGCGTCGATGCCCACTGACATACGGCGTTGGAGTCTTGAACCGCTTTGTGGAGGGTCGCCACCCACGGGACAAGCTCCTCATCAAGGATGAGCGTGAGTGGTGCACCGACATCCTGGACCGCTTCGTGTCCGTGGATCAGTCGGTGGCTCTGGGCGAGGTGGTGAGGAGGAGCTACACGCCGGCTCGCCGTGGCCAAAGGAAGATCATCATCAACATCTATTGCAGCACCACGGATGATGTGACGTACATCTCTGACCTGGGGGTCAGGAAATGCGGGATGATGACTTTGGACCTGCCTGAGCAGGCATCTCCAGCGGGAGCATCAGGGCCAGCAGGAGTAGGACAGGTGCGCAGGGAGATCAGGGCCAGCATGCAGTTTGGTGACACAGAAATCAAAGTCACAGCCATGGACGTCATCTCCAAACGCTCAGTCAAGGCTTCCATTGACTTCCTGTCTAACTGA
- the cct7 gene encoding T-complex protein 1 subunit eta — MPSPSSAHALERSTEPQSIVGLHAGPTFLEGTAKMMPTPVILLKEGTDSSQGIPQLISNINACQVISESVRTTLGPRGMDKLIVDNRGKATISNDGATILKLLDVVHPAAKTLVDIARSQDAEVGDGTTSVTLLAAEFLKQLKPYVEEGLHPQTIIRAFRTATGLAVNKLKEIAVPVKKDDKQEQRQLLEKCAATALNSKLIAGQKDFFSKMVVDAVMSLDELLSLKMIGIKKVQGGGLEDSQLISGVAFKKTFSYAGFEMQPKRYEKPRIALLNVELELKAEKDNAEVRVKSVEDYQAIVNAEWNILYDKLEKIYQSGAKVVLSKLPIGDVATQYFADRDLFCAGRVQEEDLKRTMMACGGSIQTSVGNMTDDVLGLCELFEEVQVGGERYNFFKGCPKTTTCTIILRGGAEQFTEETERSLHDAIMIVRRALKNDSVVAGGGAVEMELSKYLRDYSRTIPGKQQLLIGAYAKALEIIPRQLCDNAGFDATNILNKLRAKHAQGGMWYGVDINNEDIADNFNASVWEPSVVRINALTAASEAACLILSVDETIKNPRSSMDGPPGGAGRGRGRGRPHAH, encoded by the exons ATGCCATCGCCATCATCGGCGCATGCTCTTGAACGCAGCACTGAGCCGCAAAGCATTGTGGGATTGCATGCCGGTCCGACGTTTCTCGAAGGAACTGCAAAGATGATG CCCACACCGGTTATCCTGCTGAAGGAAGGGACAGACTCATCCCAGGGAATCCCTCagctcatcagcaacatcaatgCCTGCCAG GTCATTTCTGAGTCAGTCAGGACCACCCTTGGACCCAGAGGGATGGACAAACTGATTGTGGACAACAGAG GTAAGGCCACCATCTCCAATGATGGAGCCACCATCCTGAAGCTGCTGGATGTGGTTCACCCTGCAGCCAAGACCCTAGTGGACATCGCTCGGTCACAGGACGCCGAG GTCGGAGATGGCACCACTTCAGTCACTCTCCTCGCTGCAGAGTTCCTGAAGCAGTTAAAACCGTACGTGGAAGAGGGTCTCCACCCTCAGACCATCATCCGAGCGTTCCGCACAGCCACCGGCCTGGCGGTCAACAAGCTCAAGGAGATCGCTGTACCTGTGAAGAAAGACGACAAGCA GGAGCAAAGGCAGCTTTTGGAAAAGTGCGCGGCCACGGCGCTCAACTCCAAGCTGATTGCCGGCCAAAAGGATTTTTTCTCCAAGATGGTGGTGGATGCTGTCATGTCTTTGGATGAGCTGCTGTCGCTCAAGATGATTGGCATCAAGAAGGTCCAGGGAGGAGGCTTGGAG GATTCTCAGTTGATTTCTGGAGTTGCCTTCAAGAAGACTTTCTCTTATGCGGGCTTTGAGATGCAGCCCAAGCGTTATGAGAAGCCAAGGATTGCATTGCTTAACGTGGAGCTGGAGCTGAAGGCCGAGAAGGACAACGCTGAGGTTCGAGTTAAATCTGTGGAG GATTACCAAGCCATCGTGAATGCAGAGTGGAACATCCTTTACGACAAGCTGGAGAAGATCTACCAATCAGGAGCCAAAGTGGTCCTGTCCAAATTACCCATTGGAGATGTGGCCACTCAGTACTTTGCTGACAGAGACTTGTTTTGTGCTGGAAGGGTCCAAGAGGAAGACCTGAAGAGGACCATGATG GCTTGTGGGGGCTCCATCCAGACATCAGTAGGTAACATGACAGATGATGTCCTGGGCCTGTGTGAGCTCTTTGAGGAGGTGCAAGTGGGAGGAGAAAG GTATAACTTCTTCAAGGGATGTCCCAAGACTACGACGTGCACCATCATCCTGAGGGGCGGAGCAGAACAGTTCACAGAGGAGACGGAGCGATCGCTGCATGACGCCATCATGATTGTGCGCAGAGCCCTCAAG AATGACTCTGTTGTGGCAGGAGGCGGGGCTGTGGAGATGGAGCTGTCCAAGTACCTGAGGGATTATTCCAGAACCATTCCAGGCAAGCAGCAGCTTTTGATAGGTGCCTACGCCAAGGCCCTGGAGATCATCCCACGTCAGCTGTGTGACAACGCCGGCTTCGACGCCACCAACATCCTCAACAAGCTGCGTGCTAAACATGCCCAG GGCGGCATGTGGTACGGCGTGGACATCAACAACGAGGACATCGCAGACAACTTTAACGCCAGCGTGTGGGAGCCGTCAGTTGTTCGCATCAACGCGCTGACCGCAGCCTCAGAGGCGGCTTGCCTCATCCTGTCAGTCGACGAGACCATCAAGAACCCACGCAGCAGTATGGACGGACCACCAGGCGGCGCTGGAAGGGGCAGAGGCCGCGGGAGACCCCATGCGCATTAA